The window GACGCCAACTCGGATTGCGCGAGGAGATCAGGACGTCGCCGGACTGCGGCGGCAGATACTTTTCGATTTGTTCCGGCGAATCGGCGTTGTCGAAGATCAGAAGCCAAGCGCCGCGGTGAGCGAGCGCATTCCACACGGCGGTAACCGTGTCGTCGACAAAGGTGTGCTGAGTGATCCCCATCTGGCTGGCGAGACCGTTGATTGCGGTCGAGATCGACTCGTTCTGCTCGGCAGGAATCCACCAGATGATGTCGTACTCGACGGCGAAGCGATACGCGTACTCGATCAGCAGCTGGGTCTTGCCGATGCCCCCGAGCCCGTGGATCGTCTGCGCGGGCGTCACCACGGCTGGCCCCGGGCGTGAGGAGATCGCGGCGTGCAGCCGGTCCATCTCGGCCGCACGGCCGGTGAAGTTCGGGTTGCGCGGCGGCAGGTTTTGGATCGGTGCGGGCCGGCCGGGGAAGCGCGGCGGAGCTGCTACGCCCGGAAGGGGCGTATTCCGCAAGGAGTGGGGCGCGATGCCGTCGATGATCCGCGTCCGGGCCAGCCCCTCGTCCCGCTCCGCCGCAGCGAGGTCGATCGTGCGGTCGAACCGCAGGACCTCGGGAACCGGCGCCGGTTCGACCACAACGGCGATCACGGGCGACCCCTCGGATGTCCGCCGCCGGAGGGCGACCAGCCATTCCCGGCTGGCGTACAACGAGTTCACGAAGGCCGGTGACAGCAGGACGACGATCGTGCTCGCCTCCCGCACCGCTCGGCCGGCCAGGTCGTCGTAGTCCTGATCAGGACTAAAGTCCCA of the Actinoplanes sichuanensis genome contains:
- a CDS encoding tetratricopeptide repeat protein → MSEERRHADCLLSFIRQDQAWAGWVGTVLAQAGMTVARQWWDFSPDQDYDDLAGRAVREASTIVVLLSPAFVNSLYASREWLVALRRRTSEGSPVIAVVVEPAPVPEVLRFDRTIDLAAAERDEGLARTRIIDGIAPHSLRNTPLPGVAAPPRFPGRPAPIQNLPPRNPNFTGRAAEMDRLHAAISSRPGPAVVTPAQTIHGLGGIGKTQLLIEYAYRFAVEYDIIWWIPAEQNESISTAINGLASQMGITQHTFVDDTVTAVWNALAHRGAWLLIFDNADSPEQIEKYLPPQSGDVLISSRNPSWRRVADPVELPVMRESEAVAFLGKRLRDEQGPDGGAATEEDRRVVARRLGYLPLVLEQAAAYMEDTGLEPADYLELLAEVGEREMLDRGQPAFHQDNMNRTLDLSTEKIRESPDADALLKLCSFLYPDDLPRDLLGRVS